The Chitinibacter bivalviorum genomic interval GACTTTAATGCCAAATTGCTCGATGGTGTCATCGCCGGTGGTCGGTACGATCAATAGCGCCAACTGGCTGCCTTTGGCCTGCTCAATCGCACTGAGTTTTTGCTCGATGGCTGCGCGCTGCTCGCTACTTAAGCTGCCCGTTAAATCCGTGACGCGCGATTGCAGTGCAGGCACTGCGACGGTGTTGGCTAGGCAGCTGAGGCTGAGTATTAGCCCCAGTGCCAATAGCCATAAGCGCTGCCAAGGCATACGCTGGGTGGGCATTATTTTTTCTCGCTATTAAAATCCACCGTAGGTGCGGTAGAAATGGCTTTTTCATTCTCGACTTTAAAGTTAGGTTTGGGGTTCAAATCAAACATCTTCGCAGTGAGGTTGGTGGGGAAAGATCGAGCCGTGGTGTTAAATGTTTTCACCGTTTCGATATAGCGATTGCGCGCCACGGCGATGCGATTTTCGGTGCCTTCGAGTTGCGCGGATAAATCGCGGAAATTCTGATTGGCTTTTAAATCGGGGTATTTTTCGGCCACGACCATCAGGCGCGATAAGGCCGAGGTCATGCCGGCTTGAGCTTCTTGGAATTTGGCCAAGGCCGCTTCATCTTTGGCCAGCTCTGGCGTGATTTGCATACTGCCGACTTTGGCGCGCGCCTGGGTTACTTCGATCAGCACTTTTTCTTCGTGCGCGGCGTAGCCTTTGACGACATTGACCAAATTGGGCACCAGATCGGCGCGACGTTGATATTGATTGAGCACCTCAGACCAGGCTGCATTGACGTTTTCATCTTGGGCTTGCAAAGCGTTATAGCCACAGCCGCTGAGGGTGGCCGAGAGCACAGCAATAAGGATTAGGCGTTTCATGAGCATCAGCCCCGTGATTGAATTGGATAAACCATCATGCCGCAGCCCCTAGTTGATGACAAGTGGCTGACATCGTTATTTTGGCTCTTTGTAATTATGAAATATTTCATATGTAATGGTGGCGTATGATGGTGTGTGACCTTGTACTCAATCCCCCATGGCAGGAGAAGCAGAAATGACTGGTTTTTTTGATAAGGTGAAAGACGTTCTGGGCGTCGCCGAAGACAAAATTGA includes:
- a CDS encoding LemA family protein; this encodes MLMKRLILIAVLSATLSGCGYNALQAQDENVNAAWSEVLNQYQRRADLVPNLVNVVKGYAAHEEKVLIEVTQARAKVGSMQITPELAKDEAALAKFQEAQAGMTSALSRLMVVAEKYPDLKANQNFRDLSAQLEGTENRIAVARNRYIETVKTFNTTARSFPTNLTAKMFDLNPKPNFKVENEKAISTAPTVDFNSEKK